A single genomic interval of Musa acuminata AAA Group cultivar baxijiao chromosome BXJ3-4, Cavendish_Baxijiao_AAA, whole genome shotgun sequence harbors:
- the LOC135635218 gene encoding GDSL esterase/lipase At5g03810-like, which translates to MGLRRGRTETTVILVSVVHVLAAMVGVSSGQGLVPGVIIFGDSVVDAGNNNHLSTLVRANFPPYGRDFAQHSPTGRFCNGKLATDFTVENLGFTSYPPAYLSQDATGNNLLHGANFASAASGYLVSTANLYQAISLTQQLQYYKEYQSKVESVAGKAKAAALFAGAIYLLSAGSSDYVQNYYINPLLSGSYTPDQFSDLLLQSFTTFVQNLYNMGGRRVGVTSLPPMGCLPAAVTLFGGGTNGCVARLNKDSVTFNKKMNAAAQALKKSHPELKLVVFDIYNPLLDLIDHPGKSGFFEARKACCGTGTIETSLLCNAGSPGTCSNATGYVFWDSFHPSEAANKVLADALLLQGIDLIS; encoded by the exons ATGGGTCTTCGGAGAGGTAGAACAGAAACCACCGTGATCCTGGTCTCCGTGGTGCATGTGTTGGCTGCAATGGTGGGGGTCTCCTCGGGCCAAGGCCTGGTCCCTGGTGTCATCATCTTCGGCGACTCCGTCGTCGACGCCGGCAACAACAACCACCTCTCCACCCTTGTCAGGGCTAACTTCCCCCCTTACGGCAGAGACTTCGCGCAACACTCGCCAACCGGAAGGTTCTGCAATGGCAAGCTGGCCACTGACTTCACCG TGGAGAACCTTGGATTTACCTCATACCCACCAGCCTACCTCAGCCAGGATGCCACAGGGAACAATCTCTTGCACGGTGCCAACTTCGCCTCTGCTGCCTCTGGTTACCTCGTCAGCACAGCAAACCTATAT CAAGCGATCTCTCTGACGCAGCAGCTGCAGTACTATAAGGAGTACCAGTCCAAGGTGGAGAGCGTGGCCGGGAAGGCCAAGGCGGCGGCCTTGTTCGCCGGTGCCATCTACTTGCTGAGCGCCGGAAGCAGCGACTACGTGCAGAACTACTACATCAATCCCCTGCTGAGCGGGAGCTACACACCCGATCAGTTCTCCGACCTGCTGCTGCAATCATTCACCACTTTTGTTCag AATCTGTACAACATGGGAGGAAGGCGTGTTGGCGTCACGTCGCTGCCGCCGATGGGCTGTCTTCCTGCAGCCGTCACCTTGTTCGGCGGCGGAACCAACGGCTGCGTCGCACGGCTCAACAAGGACTCGGTCACCTTCAACAAGAAGATGAATGCCGCAGCTCAAGCCCTCAAGAAGAGCCACCCCGAACTCAAGCTCGTCGTCTTCGACATCTACAACCCTCTCCTGGACCTGATCGACCACCCGGGAAAGAGTG GGTTCTTCGAGGCTAGGAAGGCGTGCTGCGGGACGGGGACGATCGAGACATCGCTTCTCTGCAACGCGGGGTCCCCGGGGACGTGCAGCAACGCCACCGGTTACGTGTTCTGGGACAGCTTCCACCCCTCGGAGGCTGCGAACAAGGTCTTGGCGGATGCTCTCCTGCTCCAAGGCATCGATCTCATCTCCTAA